From a region of the Candidatus Tectomicrobia bacterium genome:
- a CDS encoding flagellar protein FlaG has product MIEGNVIAPVASGEPRPAPTVVAPLSTGGGPQAGPPVQQNPAPPVQISGTEAKALARELSERLDVNRFRVEVSVDEETRSFVFSIYHSGTGKLIRQFPPEGILFMAEQLKAASPSGVLLDEQV; this is encoded by the coding sequence ATGATAGAAGGCAACGTGATTGCCCCGGTTGCCTCCGGCGAGCCCAGACCGGCACCCACGGTCGTTGCTCCACTCTCCACCGGGGGAGGGCCGCAGGCGGGCCCTCCCGTTCAGCAGAATCCGGCTCCTCCCGTCCAGATCTCCGGGACGGAGGCGAAGGCCCTGGCCAGGGAACTGAGCGAGCGGCTGGACGTGAACCGATTCCGGGTCGAGGTTTCGGTGGACGAGGAGACGCGCTCCTTCGTTTTCTCGATCTATCACAGCGGGACGGGCAAATTGATCCGCCAGTTCCCGCCCGAGGGAATTTTGTTCATGGCCGAGCAGCTCAAGGCGGCCAGCCCGAGCGGCGTTTTGCTGGACGAGCAGGTCTGA